One window of Papaver somniferum cultivar HN1 chromosome 9, ASM357369v1, whole genome shotgun sequence genomic DNA carries:
- the LOC113314330 gene encoding uncharacterized protein LOC113314330 isoform X2: MEEKLDACPGDYDFDCWKIFVENESKPGVKENHTKYAENQKKRTIHHTCGRESYANKIHKLAKKEGLVAEAARGLAWMNGHVGKDGIVNPSAVEKYEQVKAARSRRQDLINAGLASASDFENDEIAEVFGPDKCRAGLFGYSPLVSKKQALYASVATAVPNQYCTND, translated from the exons ATGGAAGAGAAGTTAGATGCATGCCCTGGTGATTATGACTTCGATTGTTGGAAAATTTTTGTCGAGAATGAGAGCAAACCTGGTGTTAAGGAAAATCACACCAAATAtgcagaaaatcaaaagaaaaggaCCATACATCACACATGTGGTCGAGAATCGTATGCAAATAAAATCCACAAGCTC GCTAAAAAGGAAGGTTTGGTAGCTGAGGCTGCACGAGGACTTGCTTGGATGAATGGTCATGTTGGGAAAGATGGAATAGTAAATCCTTCGGCTGTTGAAAAATAT GAGCAAGTAAAGGCCGCTAGATCTAGGAGGCAGGACCTAATCAATGCAGGATTGGCATCCGCTTcagactttgagaatgatgagatTGCTGAAGTCTTTGGACCTGACAAATGCAGAGCTGGTTTGTTCGGTTATTCTCCACTTGTCTCGAAGAAGCAAGCCTTATACGCGAGTGTTGCGACTGCGGTTCCCAATCAGTATTGCACCAATGACTGA
- the LOC113314330 gene encoding uncharacterized protein LOC113314330 isoform X1 encodes MQDWHPLQTLRMMRLLKSLDLTNAELVCSVILHLSRRSKPYTRVLRLRFPISIAPMTDHMDEALLPKHTELITNVVLQVMARQQQNQHSSSTNPGTGGVEDPYGNQVVLLYNIKREDVATSHVVYGIDGEHCEGLLVQPEERKVCLETIEDGNCVVPDSPQGDRCYLREYVANESVIWLVFRMEFMESAMNENFFSNYFLCSGNISCFLF; translated from the exons ATGCAGGATTGGCATCCGCTTcagactttgagaatgatgagatTGCTGAAGTCTTTGGACCTGACAAATGCAGAGCTGGTTTGTTCGGTTATTCTCCACTTGTCTCGAAGAAGCAAGCCTTATACGCGAGTGTTGCGACTGCGGTTCCCAATCAGTATTGCACCAATGACTGATCATATGGATGAGGCTCTACTGCCAAAGCATACTGAACTAATCACCAAT GTTGTGCTGCAAGTTATGGCAAGACAGCAACAAAACCAACATTCTTCCAGCACAAACCCAGGTACTGGTGGTGTTGAAGATCCCTATGGAAATCAAGTTGTTCTCCTTTACAACATAAAAAGGGAAGATGTTGCTACAAGTCATGTTGTATATGGCATAGATGGAGAACATTGTGAGGGACTTTTAGTGCAGCCAGAAGAGAGAAAGGTATGTCTTGAAACCATCGAGGATGGTAACTGTGTTGTACCTGACAGTCCTCAAGGTGATCGCTGTTATCTGAGAGAGTATGTTGCAAATGAATCAGTAATTTGGCTCGTGTTTCGTATGGAATTTATGGAGTCTGCCATGAATGAAAACTTCTTCAGTAACTACTTTTTGTGCAGTGGAAACATATCCTGCTTTTTATTTTGA